The following is a genomic window from Oceanispirochaeta sp..
TGTATGTTCATGCCCCTCTTTCTGATCATCATTCCCCGTTTTCTCATTTTTAAGAGCCTAGGAATGATTGGGACATTGCTGCCCCTGATCCTGCCCTCTGCCTTCGGGTCCCCTTTTTGTATCTTTCTGATGCGTCAGTTCTTACGAGGAATTCCCATGAGCCTGAGTGAAGCAGCCCGTATTGATGGTTGCAGTGAGTTTAGGATTTATTCACAAATAATTATGCCACTATCCGGACCGGCTCTGGCAACGATTATTATTTTTACAACCCAATGGCGTTGGAACGAATTCATCGAGCCTCTGATCTATCTACAGAGTGAAAAACTCTACACCATAACCATGGGGCTCTACACGTTCATCTGGATGGCAGCGGAAGAGATCAATACACACCTGGTCATGACATTTGTAATCCTCACTGTTCTGCCCATACTGATGATTTTCGTGGTAGCTCAAAAGTGGTTCGTTG
Proteins encoded in this region:
- a CDS encoding carbohydrate ABC transporter permease; this encodes MMTQINFKTKNLFKYMVMVFVCAIFFSPFVYLISTALKDQNQIITAPRTMFPLPLHFENFRTVMQNYPMGRYFANTFTVVLFAIIGNIIVSTLTGYALARMVFKGRELLFNLTLACMFMPLFLIIIPRFLIFKSLGMIGTLLPLILPSAFGSPFCIFLMRQFLRGIPMSLSEAARIDGCSEFRIYSQIIMPLSGPALATIIIFTTQWRWNEFIEPLIYLQSEKLYTITMGLYTFIWMAAEEINTHLVMTFVILTVLPILMIFVVAQKWFVEGISSSGIKN